The genomic interval AGGGCCAGGGTCAGAGGGCAGGTTGGTCAAGGCGCGCATAGGAGTGAAGCAATGGATGTAGGAGGAACCTGGGGCAACGGCTCGCGAAAGGGGCCTATTTCGCGGCGAGTCGGCTGGAATGCAAGCGGCCTCACGGACATCCCGTGAGCCAAGGAAATGGGAACGAATGGCTCCAGTCCCAGGACCGAAGCCCATTCTCCACATCCATGATGCGCCGCACCATGAGGTGGGGCATCTCCCAGGCCGTGGGGTGCCCGGCAGGTGGGGTGGGGCCCGCCGCTCCCTCGAGTGTCCGAGGCGAGGCGCCACTTCGTCGAGCAGGTCCCTGTCCCTGACCCAGGGGCGTCACCCATGCCCTCCCCCCGCGAGGACTCGTTCCTGGGGCGGTGCGGGGGGACTATCGGCCCTTGGGGCGGCGCGGCTTGGTGTTGCCCGGAGGCGGGGTGGTGCGCTTGGGCGCAGCGGAGGGGCGGGGCTTGGGGAGGACCTCCTCCGCGTCCGGAGCGCTGGCCTTCGTGGGGGGCGCCGCCTCGGGGATTTGTCCGGTGGGAGCTTCGACCTCGGCCGGGAGGCTCGCCTGCCGGGCGCGAAGCTGCTCCACCTCGCGCCGCAGCCGGATGACCTCGGCGGAGAGCTGGGCGTAGGAGTCGCGCACGTGGCCGTTGAAGACGCGCTGCCGGCCGAGCGCCTCGTTGATGAAGACCTGGCACGACTTGCGGAAGGCCCACTTGGCCACCACCACGAGCTGGCCCACGCCGCCCCGGTGCGTCTGGAGTGGCAGCGCGCGTGTGGCGTCGGCGTTGTCTTCCAGCGCGTGCAGGTTGAAGGTCAGCGGCTCCACGCGTGGCTCCACGCCCTCGGTGGGAACGTCCACGGGCTCGGAGGTGGGCAGGCCACGTGTTCGCAGGCGCTCCTCGATGCGGGCCATCAACTCCCGCGCCGGAATGTCGCGTCCCAGCAGCTTCATCGGTGCTTCTCCTCGAGGATGCGTTGCAGCTCTTCCTGATAGGCGGCGACCACCTGGGGCCACCCCTGCTTCTTCACGTACGACAAGCCCTTGGCGCCCATGGGGCCTCGGGCCTCGCCCACTTCGCGCAAGCCCTGGATGAACGAGCCCAGGTCCGTGAACGCCCGTCCCGCTCCGCTGCGTGTCACCTGGCCCACCAGCACGTCGGAGCGGCCATTCACCAACACCGGCGTGCCCTGCGCGAAGGACTCCAGCGTGAGCAGGGACAGGCTCTCATAGCGGGAGGGCACCACCACCGCCAGCGCCCCGGCCAGCGCATCGTGCTTGTCCTGCTCCGGAATCCGGCCGAGGTAGCGCACGCCTTCTCCTTCCAGCGGCATGCTGGCGTCGCCCGCGAGCACCAGGTCCGGCGCGTCCGCGTACTTCTGCTTCAGGGCCTGGTGATACTGGAGCAACTCGGGTACGCCCTTGCCGGCCTCCTGCCGGCCCACGTAGAGCAGGTAGTCGCGGTGCAGGCCGTGCTTCTTGCGGAAGCGAGCCCCATCGGCGGCGGGCCGCTCCACGCCCACGCCCACCACGCGGGTCCTCGCGTGTCCGGGGAAGTACTTCTCGATGATGGTCAACTCCTCCGGCGTGAGGCAGAGCAGCGCGCGGGGGAGCTCGAACACATCCCGGTAGGCATCGAAGCGGATGGGGGCTTCGTCATGGGTGGTGGGCACGAGCATCGCCCGGCTCGCCACCAGGGGCAGGCCCCAGACCGTCGGCGCATACAGGTACGTGAAGAACAGGTAGCCGTCGTACTCGTGCTGCGTGGAGGCGAGGTGACGCAAGAGCGCCGGTGACATGGGGCCTTGCTCGGCGACCCACTGCTCCTCGCGCAGCCGCTCATTGCTCTTGTCGAAGACCCGGCGCGACAACCCGTTGAAGCCCTGGATGTTGCGCCTGCGCGTCGTCGGGAAGCGCAGCACGTTCACTCCGCGAATCCGGTCCGGGCCTTCCGGGAAGACGTTGTCCCAGGAGAGGTGGTCCTTCGCGCACGTGGTCAGCACCGTGATGTCCCAGTGCGGCGAGAGGCGCTCGGACACCTGCGCGGCCAGCATCTCCGAGCCGCCCGTCACCTCGCCGTAGCGTTGCACCACCACCGCGACCCGAGGCCGCTTGGGGGGCGCGCGCCGGGGCCGAGGTGCGGGCAGGAAGCCCTCCAAGGCGCGTGACAGGGCTCCCTGCACGGACGTGGCGGAGAAGTGCTCCAGGCGGCGCCGCTGGCCCGCGATGAGGGGCTCGCGCAGGGACAGGTCCTCGCTCAGGTCCACCGCCAGCTCGGCGAGGAAGGCGAAGCGCTTCTGGTCGAACGCGACGCCCGCGCCGCCCAGCGTCTCCGGCACCGCCGCGGCGCCATATGCGAGCACGGGCACGTCGGAGGCCATCGCCTCGATGAGCGGGACACCGAAGCCCTCGTGCTCGCTCATCGACACGAACACGGAGGCGGAGCGGTACGCGGCCACGAGCTCCGCGTGGCTCAGCCTGCCCAGGAAGTTCACCCCGCTCAGGCCACGCGCCTCCCGCTTGAGCGCGCGGAAGTAGCGGCTGCCCGGCTCATACCCGCCCACCATCAGCAGCCGCGCTTGCGGGCGCAGCCGCAAGAGCTCGCGGTGCAGCGCGAGGAGGTCCTCGAAGCGCTTGTGCGGCATCACCCGGCTGACGCCGAGCAACACGGGGCCGGGGCCCGACAACCTGCGCAGCATCTTCGCGTCGGCGCGGTCGCGTCCGAAGCGCTCCGGCTCGATGAGCAGCGGCACGGTGTGGACGTTGCGATAGCCGGCGACTCGCAGCTCCCCGGCGTTGTAGTCCGACACGCCGATGGCCACGTCCACGAACGGCGCCATGGCGGCGAGCTGCGCGCGGCCCGCCACCAGCGCGTTCTCCAACGTCGTGCCCGTGTAGAAGCGCGTGGGGCTGATGTTGTGGAAGACGAGGCCGCGCCGGCAGTCCAGGTGCATGAGCCGGCTGCTCAGCGGCGAGGCGATGCCGTGGTGATACAGCACCAGGTCTCCGGGCTCGGGCTTCAGCTCCGAAGCGGGGCTCGCCAGGCCCTCCAGGCCCTCGCCTACTTCATCGGCGTACAGGCCTCCCCATACGCCCAGGCGGCGCAGGAGGAGCTGCAGGTGCAGCGCGGCCTGTCCGCTGGCGTCGCCGGGCACGAAGCTCGCTATCAACTGGTGAATCGCCATGCGCGCCCTGCCTATCACACGGGCGTGCTATGAGGCGCACCGTGTCCACCGGCCCCATCGCTTTCGACGCGACACTCTGGGATGAGCCCACCACTGGCATCGGCCTCTATACGCGCTGTCTCGCGGGGGCCCTGGAGGCCCGAGGCGTGCGGCTCGAGAAGCTGGGCGCGCGCGACTCCGGCGACCACCCTCGGGGGAGCGGAAGCCGCACCGCCTGGACGCTCGCCCGGCTACCCCGCGTGCTCGAGCGCTCACGCCCGCCGCTGTACCACGCGCTGGGCAACTTCAACCTCCCGCTGACCCGGGTGCCCGGCACGGCCTACGTCCTCACCGTGCTGGACCTGATTCCGCTCATCATGCCGGACACCGTCTCCGCGAAGTTCCGGTGGCAGTTCCGGCTGTGGCTGTCGCGCAGTCTTCTGCTGGCGGACCGGGTGGTGTGCATCAGCGAGCGCACGCGGCAGGACCTGCTGGCGCGCTTCCCGGCGGCCGAGCCTCGCGCGGTGGTCGTGCCCATCGGCGTGGACCATGTCCACGCGCCCGTGCTGGACGCGACGAGCGTGGACTTCCTGCGCGCCCTGTCGCTGCCCAAGGACTACGTCCTCTACGCGGGCTCGCTCGATGTCCGCAAGAACGTGGACCTGGTGCTGGATGCCATGGAGCGCCTGCGGGCCCAGGGGCGGCCCGCGTCGCTCGTGCTGGCGGGGCAGAGCTGGTTCGGCTCGGGGCGCGTGGAGTCGCGCATCGCCCGGCTGCGCGCGGAGGGACATGACATCCGTCCGTTGGGCTATCAGGCGGAGCCCGTGTTCTACGAGCTGATGCGGCGCGCGGCCGTGTTCGTCTTCCCCTCGCGTTACGAGGGCTTCGGACTTCCTCCGCTGGAGGCGATGCGGCTGGGCACCCCGAGCATCGTGTCGACGGCGGGCTCGCTCCCGGAGGTCTGCGGCGATGCGGCCCTCGCGGTGCGGCCGGATGATGCGCAGGGGCTCGCGGAGGCCATCCATCGGCTGTTGAGCTCGCCTCGTGAGCGTGAGGCGCTGGCGGAGAAGGGCCAGGCTCGCGCCGCACGGTTCACCTGGGAACGGACGGCGGAACAAACGCTGGCGGTCTACGAAGCCGCGCTCCGACGCTGAGCAGTGGACCGAGCTCGGCGGGGCTGGCCGCCGACGACGCACGAGTGGAGGTGTGTGATGCGAAGCCTCATGTGGAGTGCCCTGGTGGTGAGTGGTCTGTTCGCGGCGTGTACGCATGCCCCCGCGAAGGATGAGCCCGCAGAGCCTTCAGCGGACATGGGGACCGCCGCCGAGCAGAAGCCGTCGGATGGGCAGGCGCTCCTGGTGCAGGCGAACCCCCAACCGCAGGACCCCATCCGCATCGAGAGTGGCCGCGTCGAGGGGAACACGCTGGTGCTGAACGTCTCCCACGGAGGCGGCTGCGCGGAGCACACCTACGCGCTGGCGTGGGACGGGACGTTCCAGGCGAACGCGGCGTCAGAGACGGTGGCGAACCTGGTGGTGGTTCACAACGCCAACGGAGACCGCTGCAAGGCCATCATGTTCGCGGAGCCCCGCTTCGACCTGCGCGCGCTCTCCCAGGCGTTCGCCGCGAAGTCCGGCAAGCGCGCCGGCTCGGTCGAACTTGTCGTGCAGGGGCTGGCCTCGCCCGTTCGCTATACCTTCTGACGGAGCCGCCCGCCGAGGGCTCATGGACCTGGACGCGACATGAAGCTCTCGGAGGCGCTGGCGCTGCTGGAGCGTAGCTTCGGTGGTGTGGAGGAGGGGGCTCCCCGCCTCGTCGAAGCGGAGGACGCGCGCTTCGGTCTGCGCCCCAGCGCGGTGTGGCTCGAGTACCGCTGGTATGTGTCCGGTCGAGGCATGGCGGAGGTGTTCCTCAAGTCGGAGCGAGTCCGCCCCGAAGCCCGCGCGGACGCGGAGGCCACGGTGGTGCGTGTCCACGTGCTCGGGGCTTCTTCGGAATTGTCGGAGCGCGCGGGCAGGTTGCTGGTGGGTGGCCAGAGCGCCCCCGAACGCCTCATGGGGTTGTTCGGTGATGATGGTGTGCGGCGTGAGTGTGTCGCCTTCGCGCGCACGAGCGTCACGGTGGAGCACTGGGACACGCCGGGCCCGCGACCGCTGTTGGCCGAGGCGCGCTTTGGCGCGCTGACGGAGCGGTTGGCGGACACGGACTCGACACCGGAGGAGCGCCACGAGGCGGTGCAGCGTCTGGCGGACGAACGAAGTCCGCGTGTCGTGGAGGCTTTGCTGGGCCTGCTGTCGCGTCACCCCTCGCTGATGGCGCTTCGCGTGTTGTCCGAGTGGGGCGAGGTCCGCGCGAGGGCTCCCTTGCGGCAAGCCCTCGCGGCGGTGCGGCCCGACAATCCGTCGGACTTGTGGAACCTCACCGCGCTGGACCGCAGGCTGGAGGCCTGGGAATTCATGGCGCGACAGTCAGCGGCGCGGTGATTCCTTCCGCGAGCAGGTCCTCCCGCAGCCGCGTCAGCACCTTGCCCAGCAGATTCAAGCCCCTCCACTTCGAAGGGTCCTGGATGCGCGGGTCCTCCATCTTCAGGCCCACGCCCCAGATGCGGTCCATGGGACTGGCCTCCACCAGCTCCGTGCCCTGAGTGGCGAGCAGCACTTCGAGGAGCGCCGCGTGCTGGGTGAATTTCGCGCGATTGCCCGCGTAGACGATTCGCTCGCGCTCCCGCTCCCACGTCGCCACGTCGAAGCCGCGGACCTTCCGACCCAGCGCCTTCTGCGCGGGAGGCGTCTTGGCCGCGAGGATTTCGTTCAGGACTTCCGCGTCACCGAAGAGGCGCGCCTTGCCCGCCATCATGAACTGCTCGGCGCAGTTGTAGCGGACGCCGTCCACCACGAAGGCCACGCGATGGAACTGGGAGAAGGGGGACTGCTCCTTCCAGAAGAAGGTGAACCGGTCCTGCCGTTGCGTGCCCGCCATCTTGAATCTCCAGGTTGGTGTTGATTGTACACCAACGCTTGGGGCACGGCTTCCTGACGGGGCCGTCCATCGAGTCGGGTGCTCGGATGGACGGCCGGGCAGGGGGCTCAGCCCTGCGTCCGGGCGGCGCCGGGGACCTTGGGGCCCAGCACGTCGCGCAGGGCGTCCGTCACCGTCAACTTGGGAGTCCAGCCCAGCGCGCGGAGCTTGTCCGGGGCGCCGATGAGGCTGGGGATGTCGGAGGGGCGCAGCCGCGCGGGGTCCAGCTCGATGCGCGCATTCACGCCCGCGAGCCTGAGCATCTCCTCCAGCAGCTCGCGGATGGTGCGGCCCTCGCCGCTGCAGATGTTGTACGCCTGACCGGGCTCGCCCTTCACGAGCAGCAGCCGGTACGCCTCCACCACGTCGCGCACGTGGGAGAAGTCGCGCACGGCATCCAGGTTGCCCGTGCGGAGCACCGGGTCCACCGTGCCCAGTCCGATGGCGCGAATCTGCGAGGCGAAGGACGGCACGACGAAGGTGGGGTCCTGTCCCGCGCCCAGGTGGTTGAAGGGCCGGGCCATCATGACCTCCAGCCCGTAGCTGCGGTGGAACTGGACGCCCGCGAGCTCCGCCGCGGACTTGGAGGCCGCGTAGGGGCTCAGCGGAACCGCCGGCGTGTCCTCGGTCGCGCGAATCCCCGCGGGCACCGGGCCATAGACCTCTCCCGAGCCCACCAGGACGACGCGCGTCTTGGGCGCGTTCTCACGCAGCGCCGTCAACAGATGCACCACCCCCATGGTGTTCACCGCGAACACGCGCGAGGGGTTGTGGTGGCTCTTGGCCACCGAGCTGAAGCCCGCGAGGTGGATGACACCGTCGGGCTTCGCCTCGGCCACGGCCGCCTTCACCGCGGCCTCGTTCGCCACGTCGAAGTGCAGGGCGCTGCTGCTGACCCCTTCTCCTCGTGGCCCGTGTGCTTCGACGACCTCGTCACCGGCGGCGCGCAGGAGCGCGCACAGATGCCTGCCGACGAACCCATCCGCTCCCGTGACGAGAATGCGCATCTACCGCTGCCCCGCCTTCACACGCTCCAGGTCCGCGTCCACCATCATCTCCACCAGCTGCTTGAAGCGCACCTTCGGCTCCCAGCCCAGCTTCTGCTTGGCCTTGGCCGGGTCGCCGATGAGCAGGTCCACCTCGGCCGGGCGCACGAAGGCCGGGTCGATGACGACG from Myxococcus stipitatus carries:
- a CDS encoding glycosyltransferase; the protein is MAIHQLIASFVPGDASGQAALHLQLLLRRLGVWGGLYADEVGEGLEGLASPASELKPEPGDLVLYHHGIASPLSSRLMHLDCRRGLVFHNISPTRFYTGTTLENALVAGRAQLAAMAPFVDVAIGVSDYNAGELRVAGYRNVHTVPLLIEPERFGRDRADAKMLRRLSGPGPVLLGVSRVMPHKRFEDLLALHRELLRLRPQARLLMVGGYEPGSRYFRALKREARGLSGVNFLGRLSHAELVAAYRSASVFVSMSEHEGFGVPLIEAMASDVPVLAYGAAAVPETLGGAGVAFDQKRFAFLAELAVDLSEDLSLREPLIAGQRRRLEHFSATSVQGALSRALEGFLPAPRPRRAPPKRPRVAVVVQRYGEVTGGSEMLAAQVSERLSPHWDITVLTTCAKDHLSWDNVFPEGPDRIRGVNVLRFPTTRRRNIQGFNGLSRRVFDKSNERLREEQWVAEQGPMSPALLRHLASTQHEYDGYLFFTYLYAPTVWGLPLVASRAMLVPTTHDEAPIRFDAYRDVFELPRALLCLTPEELTIIEKYFPGHARTRVVGVGVERPAADGARFRKKHGLHRDYLLYVGRQEAGKGVPELLQYHQALKQKYADAPDLVLAGDASMPLEGEGVRYLGRIPEQDKHDALAGALAVVVPSRYESLSLLTLESFAQGTPVLVNGRSDVLVGQVTRSGAGRAFTDLGSFIQGLREVGEARGPMGAKGLSYVKKQGWPQVVAAYQEELQRILEEKHR
- a CDS encoding glycosyltransferase family 1 protein; the protein is MRRTVSTGPIAFDATLWDEPTTGIGLYTRCLAGALEARGVRLEKLGARDSGDHPRGSGSRTAWTLARLPRVLERSRPPLYHALGNFNLPLTRVPGTAYVLTVLDLIPLIMPDTVSAKFRWQFRLWLSRSLLLADRVVCISERTRQDLLARFPAAEPRAVVVPIGVDHVHAPVLDATSVDFLRALSLPKDYVLYAGSLDVRKNVDLVLDAMERLRAQGRPASLVLAGQSWFGSGRVESRIARLRAEGHDIRPLGYQAEPVFYELMRRAAVFVFPSRYEGFGLPPLEAMRLGTPSIVSTAGSLPEVCGDAALAVRPDDAQGLAEAIHRLLSSPREREALAEKGQARAARFTWERTAEQTLAVYEAALRR
- a CDS encoding NADAR family protein gives rise to the protein MAGTQRQDRFTFFWKEQSPFSQFHRVAFVVDGVRYNCAEQFMMAGKARLFGDAEVLNEILAAKTPPAQKALGRKVRGFDVATWERERERIVYAGNRAKFTQHAALLEVLLATQGTELVEASPMDRIWGVGLKMEDPRIQDPSKWRGLNLLGKVLTRLREDLLAEGITAPLTVAP
- a CDS encoding GDP-mannose 4,6-dehydratase, with translation MRILVTGADGFVGRHLCALLRAAGDEVVEAHGPRGEGVSSSALHFDVANEAAVKAAVAEAKPDGVIHLAGFSSVAKSHHNPSRVFAVNTMGVVHLLTALRENAPKTRVVLVGSGEVYGPVPAGIRATEDTPAVPLSPYAASKSAAELAGVQFHRSYGLEVMMARPFNHLGAGQDPTFVVPSFASQIRAIGLGTVDPVLRTGNLDAVRDFSHVRDVVEAYRLLLVKGEPGQAYNICSGEGRTIRELLEEMLRLAGVNARIELDPARLRPSDIPSLIGAPDKLRALGWTPKLTVTDALRDVLGPKVPGAARTQG